From the genome of bacterium:
CGGCGCCGTCAGAAACATTTACTTCATTTACCTGAAGGCTGTGTGTGATTTCCTCGATCTTGCTTTCAAGCGAGAGGCCAAGAAAGTTTACGAGTAGCCTGCTGCCATGCCAGCATGCTCCAATTCAAGAGGTAGTTGAATGATAGTTGTTGTTACGGGCGGTGCCGGGTTTGTTGGGAGTCACATCGCTGAGCGCTACGCCAAGTCTGGCCATTCGGTGAGAGTTATCGACAACCTGTCGCGAGCCAGCTTGCTTGGCAGAAAGAACGTTACTTTCGATTTCAACTGGCGGTTCTTGTCCGAGATAGACGGCGTGCAGCTGATACGAGGCGATGTGAGGGAACTCGACACGCTTATCCCGCTCGTGGATGATGCGGACGTCGTGTTTCATACGGCAGCCCAGACAGCGGTTACAACGTCGCTTGTGGACCCCGTTCCAGACTTCAGCACAAACGCCCTCGGAACGTTTAACGTGCTTGAGGCCGCAAGGCGCGCCTCGAGCAGGCCAGCTGTTATCTACTGCTCAACGAACAAGGTCTATGGGGATAACGTGAACCGGATAGGAACAGTTGAGAGGGAAGATCGGTATGAGTTTCCTGAGAGCTTTCGGTTTGGTATTCCTGAGACGTTCTCAACTGACCTTTGTGAGCACACGCCTTACGGCTGCTCAAAGCTAACTGGCGACTTGTATATGCAGGATTATGCGGGGACTTTTGGGCTCAGGACCGGGGTATTCAGGATGTCCTGCATTTACGGGACCCGCCAGTTTGGGCTCGAGGACCAGGGCTGGCTCGCCTGGTTTGCCATAGCGACGATTCTTGGCAAGCCGATCAGGATAGACGGCGACGGCAAGCAGGTTCGGGATGTGCTTTTCGTTGCGGATCTTGTAGATGCGTTTGACAGGTTCCTAAAGAGCGGACTTGATCACGTTGTGGTCAACGTTGGCGGCGGGCCTGGGAACGCCGTTCCGATCATGCACGTCATCGAGCTTCTCCAGGAGATGACAGGCAAGAAAAGCCCTATCTCCTATGCCGATTGGAGGCCGAGCGATCAGAAGGTCTTTGTGTCGGATATCCGGAAGGCGAAGCAGGTTCTGGGCTGGGAGCCGAAGGTGTCGGTTGAGCAGGGCCTTGAGAAGATGGTTGAGTGGATACAGGCTCACAAGGATGTTTTTGAGGTGTGAGCGGTTCACTGTAACAACGAGAATCTGTGATGCCCCTCTCGTGTGATAGGTGCGGCGCTAAGATCGAAAGCGAAAGCAGCGCATACAACGTTGAGATTAGGATTTACGCGGGCGTGCCGAGCTGGTTGCCCTGGATTTCCCCCGAGGAGTGCGAGGCCGAGATAGACTCGCTGGTTGACAGCCTCGAGGGAGTTGATCCGGAGCTGATCGAGCGGGACGTTCATCTAGAGATGTCGTTTGTTCTGTGCAGGCGGTGCAAGGAGGTCTTTGCCGCCGATCCCCTTAATCTGCCCCTCGACTCGAGTGGCGGCGTCATTCCCGACTCGATCTGATGCTATTGGGAACGCCCTTGCAGCTGGCATTCCGTAGGTCCGCGCAGGCGGTTCCTGGGCTTTTCTCCCTATATGTTGACGGTAAATGACGTGATGAGCGAGCGCCAGAAGCTGCTGAAAAGGCTCGCCGTCTCCAACAAGATCTTTGGTCTTGGCTACTCTGGTAAGAGCTCGGCCGAGGTCGAATCGGCCGTCGTGGGCCTCTTGGCGGAGGCGCTGGGGGTTCCGGCGGTGTGGCTGCTTCATTTGAGTGGGGACTATCTCGAATTGGGGTCTGCGCATGGTGCGGACCCGCTGGTCTTGAACGAGCAGGTTGCATACAAAGACCTCGGCGTGGGCGATTCGGGGCAGCTGTTCAAGAAGAACTCAGAGCGGGTTGTTCGGCGCGTTGGGCTTTTTATGCAGCGGGAATGGTCGGAGCAAAACGGCATCTCTCGAGTGCTTCTTGTGCCCCTGGCGTTCGAGAATGAACTAGTTGGCGTGGTCTGCATGGCGCTTATTCGCGGGCGTCCTGGGCCTGCTACCGAGTTTCGGAGGGCACTTTTGGCGGACGCAGCCGCTGTTTTGCGCCGGGCCAAGAAGATCGAAGTAATCGAGTCCCAGGCAAAGAAACATCAGCGCTCGGCGCGGAGGGCAAACGAGCTCGTGCAGTTCGCTAGGGCGATCGACTCAAACGACGTGGAGCTGATCTGGGACAGGGCTATTGAGCGCTTGCCGAAGATGTTTTCGGCGGAGCTAGTCTCCATATTTCTTTATGATGAGGCGGCGCATAAGCTCGTTCTCAAGCGTGGGTATAACCAGGACTTTGAGGGCGGCATCGAGGTTGCGCTTGACGGCGAGGGCGCAGGTGGGCTCATGGCAACTGCTATCAGGCATGGCGCGCCCTGGCTCAGCCAGGACGTTAGCGCACACAGCACGAGGCGGAGTGGGGCCAAGTATCGGACAGATTCCTGCCTGATTATCCCGCTTCAAGAGAGCAGCAAGAAACACAAGCTCATCGGCGTGGTCAACTTCGCCAACCCGACTGATGAGTCGGGATTCCATACGGCCGACCTCGATTCTGCGGCGATCGTTGGAGAGCTCCTTGGGACGAAGGTTTCTAACGCCCTGATGTGGGCCGAGCTACAGAAGCTTGCGATAACTGATAGCCTCACAGGGCTTTTTGTGCACGGGCATTTCAAGGAGTCGCTTCAGCGAGAGCTGATGCGTGCGGAGCGTTTTGGCAAACAGCTCTCTCTTTTAATGATAGACGTTGACCTATTCAAACAGATAAACGACATATACGGCCATCCGGCAGGAGACAGGGCGCTCGTTTCGATTTCAAGCATTCTGGCCGAGAGCGTCAGGGATAACGTTGACGTTGTGGCCAGATACGGCGGGGAGGAGTTCGCGATAATCCTTCTAGAGACCACGAAGCAGAGCGCCAAGGAGGTCGCCGAACGCGTCAGGGCGCAGGTGAGCAAGCGCTCGCTTCTGTATTATGTTGAGGCGGACAACAAGCGGAAGTTGGTACCAAAAGGCACTGAGGGGGCCAAGCCCTTTCACGCCACGATCAGCATCGGTGTTGCCTCATTCCCGGGCGACGCCAAGCGCCCTGAGAGGCTGATCGATATCGCCGACGCGGCCCTTTATGAGGGGAAGTCAGCGGGAGGGAACAAGGTTGTTCTTGGCGCGAGCAGCGTCGCTGTTTGACTGAGGTGGTTGATGTTACGTTGGCCTGATGGTGGCTCGCAGGCAGTGGCCGGCATGCGCCTGCATCACGCGCGTTCGTATTTGAGCCGGCGACAGTGCTGAAGATCCGCTCCCCCGCTAAGCTAAATCTGGTCCTTGAGGTCCTGGGCGAGAGGGCGGACGGCTACCACGAACTCAGGACGGTGATGCAATCGATCGACCTTTGCGACGAGATATCGATCGAGGAGCATCCTCTCGCTTGCCATCTCGAGCTGCACACGAATACCATGAGCTGCCCCGTCGATGAGAAAAACCTCGTCTGGCAGGCGATACACTGGCTTCGTGAGGCGACCGGCTTCAAGGAGGGGCTCGTCATTACGATTGACAAAAGCATCCCAGTTAGCGCCGGGCTTGGCGGAGGAAGCAGCGACGCGGGCGCCGTGCTCGCCGCGCTTGTCGCCAGATACAGGTTGAACGTCGGGCACAGCGTGCTGCACCAGACCGCGAGCAGGATTGGCTCGGACGTCCCATTCTTCTTAGTCGGAGGCACAGCGCTTGCAACCGGCAGGGGCGAGATTGTGGCCGAGGCGCCCCAGTTGGCCAAGACGTCGTTTGTCCTGGCAAGTCCTAGTATTCTGGTCGAGACGGGTAAGGTTTACCGAGGCCTGCGGCTGGCAAGCACCCCGGCCAAGACCACGTCATCGAAAGATGCCTGCGCCTCATTTCTTGCGCACATAGCTCAGCCAGAGTGTTGGGAGATGATGGTCAACGACCTTGAGGCGCCGGCCAGGCAATTATACCCCTCTATTGACGAGGTGTTCGAGATACTGTCCGCTCTTGGGGTGAAGCACGCAATGCTTTCCGGCAGCGGTGGAGCCGTGTTCGCTCCTGTAGAATCCCCGGAGGTGGCCAGACAGCTCGCAGTGAGGCTCAGCACGGCCGGCTTCTGGTCCCGGGCGTGCGAGAGCATGGACCGTGCCGAGTTCAGGGAGAGTGTTTTTTCGGGCTGAGCTGGCCTTTCTGGTGAGCATTTATGGGCCTGCTGGCCCGGGATGCCAGCTGCGGTGGTCTTTGCTGTTGACCAGCCACTGGATATCTGGCATTTTTGCTCCGCCGTTGATTTAGGCGCGGATAGGCGAGCTTCCCGGCTCTTGGGAAGGTATTCTTAAGAGGCAATAGATGGTATATGTGCTTGGCATAAATGAGGTTCTGCACGACACGGCTCTCGCTCTACTTGACGAGAACAAGGTTATTGCCCTGATGGAAGAGGAGCGGCTGACGCGAGTGAAGCAGAAGCCGGGCTTCCTTCTTGGTGGCGATGGCCCGACCATGTCGATCGACTGGTGCCTGAAGGCACATGGGTTGAAGGATTCGGACATCGACGCTGTGGGCGTGTCGTTCGACGTCAGCTTCCCACAAGTGCTCAAGATACTCTTCGACACCGTCTGGCAGAGCGCGCTCAAGACGCCTCTTGGACTGACGCTTAGGAATCGGTTCACCGAGAAGGACGTGGGGATGGAGCTCTTGAGTGCTGCGGTCCCTTCCTATCTTTTTGGAAGGCGCAGGTTCTTAAACGAGCTGCGACGGCGTTTCAAGAGGGTGTTTTTCTTCAACCATCACCTCTGTCATGCGGCGAGCTCATTTCACGTATCGGGATTCGATGAGGCAGGGGTTATCGTTATGGACGGC
Proteins encoded in this window:
- a CDS encoding sensor domain-containing diguanylate cyclase — translated: MSERQKLLKRLAVSNKIFGLGYSGKSSAEVESAVVGLLAEALGVPAVWLLHLSGDYLELGSAHGADPLVLNEQVAYKDLGVGDSGQLFKKNSERVVRRVGLFMQREWSEQNGISRVLLVPLAFENELVGVVCMALIRGRPGPATEFRRALLADAAAVLRRAKKIEVIESQAKKHQRSARRANELVQFARAIDSNDVELIWDRAIERLPKMFSAELVSIFLYDEAAHKLVLKRGYNQDFEGGIEVALDGEGAGGLMATAIRHGAPWLSQDVSAHSTRRSGAKYRTDSCLIIPLQESSKKHKLIGVVNFANPTDESGFHTADLDSAAIVGELLGTKVSNALMWAELQKLAITDSLTGLFVHGHFKESLQRELMRAERFGKQLSLLMIDVDLFKQINDIYGHPAGDRALVSISSILAESVRDNVDVVARYGGEEFAIILLETTKQSAKEVAERVRAQVSKRSLLYYVEADNKRKLVPKGTEGAKPFHATISIGVASFPGDAKRPERLIDIADAALYEGKSAGGNKVVLGASSVAV
- a CDS encoding NAD-dependent epimerase/dehydratase family protein, with translation MIVVVTGGAGFVGSHIAERYAKSGHSVRVIDNLSRASLLGRKNVTFDFNWRFLSEIDGVQLIRGDVRELDTLIPLVDDADVVFHTAAQTAVTTSLVDPVPDFSTNALGTFNVLEAARRASSRPAVIYCSTNKVYGDNVNRIGTVEREDRYEFPESFRFGIPETFSTDLCEHTPYGCSKLTGDLYMQDYAGTFGLRTGVFRMSCIYGTRQFGLEDQGWLAWFAIATILGKPIRIDGDGKQVRDVLFVADLVDAFDRFLKSGLDHVVVNVGGGPGNAVPIMHVIELLQEMTGKKSPISYADWRPSDQKVFVSDIRKAKQVLGWEPKVSVEQGLEKMVEWIQAHKDVFEV
- the ispE gene encoding 4-(cytidine 5'-diphospho)-2-C-methyl-D-erythritol kinase; translated protein: MLKIRSPAKLNLVLEVLGERADGYHELRTVMQSIDLCDEISIEEHPLACHLELHTNTMSCPVDEKNLVWQAIHWLREATGFKEGLVITIDKSIPVSAGLGGGSSDAGAVLAALVARYRLNVGHSVLHQTASRIGSDVPFFLVGGTALATGRGEIVAEAPQLAKTSFVLASPSILVETGKVYRGLRLASTPAKTTSSKDACASFLAHIAQPECWEMMVNDLEAPARQLYPSIDEVFEILSALGVKHAMLSGSGGAVFAPVESPEVARQLAVRLSTAGFWSRACESMDRAEFRESVFSG
- a CDS encoding carbamoyltransferase N-terminal domain-containing protein, which gives rise to MVYVLGINEVLHDTALALLDENKVIALMEEERLTRVKQKPGFLLGGDGPTMSIDWCLKAHGLKDSDIDAVGVSFDVSFPQVLKILFDTVWQSALKTPLGLTLRNRFTEKDVGMELLSAAVPSYLFGRRRFLNELRRRFKRVFFFNHHLCHAASSFHVSGFDEAGVIVMDGLSEDTPTTLWHARNARLRLLRKYPPSQSLGKLYRT